From one Impatiens glandulifera unplaced genomic scaffold, dImpGla2.1, whole genome shotgun sequence genomic stretch:
- the LOC124918304 gene encoding probable terpene synthase 2 — protein MNLDNNEDANLLNCGLLFKLLRHQGYNVSAVTVDVFKKFLDINGEFKTSIKNDIKGMLSLHEATQLKLPGEDILEKALNFTTKIFETMLLHDHHDIIDHRNPYLYQQITNALNQSLHKGMIRIEAKKYFPIYENHNTHDNKLLEFAKLDYNILQTMYQRELGELTIWWKNLDFVNKCPFARDRLVEGYLCTLAVYFEPEYSYSRKMTTKMIALSSVLDDIYDAYCTWEELVVFTDAINRWEKNDLNQLPEYIKYYNNALHNYFEVLENECFQRKIQHSVPYLKEMVKVMANIYLKEACWLHKSYIPTLEEYMNVTLISSTARFLSINLFIGMDPILATKEVFDWALEDPPIFKAIAVVMRLIDDTVGFKFEQEREHVVSSVQCYMNQHNVSEDIAIYELKRQVTDAWKVIKSELIRPTKIPRNLLTRVVGIARFMEVLYIKEDAYTHSQSKGKEILTYVLVNPVDV, from the exons ATGAACCTTGACAACAATGAGGATGCTAATCTTCTGAATTGCGGTCTTCTCTTTAAGTTACTCAGACATCAAGGATATAATGTTTCGGCAG taacAGTGGACGTGTTTAAGAAATTCTTGGACATCAACGGCGAGTTTAAGACATCtataaaaaatgacataaaagGGATGTTAAGCCTGCACGAGGCGACACAATTGAAGCTCCCAGGAGAAGACATTTTGGAGAAAGCCTTGAATTTCACTACAAAGATATTTGAGACTATGTTGTTACATGATCATCATGATATCATAGATCACAGGAATCCCTACCTTTACCAACAAATAACTAATGCTCTCAATCAATCATTGCATAAGGGTATGATAAGGATAGAAGCAAAAAAGTACTTCCCCATCTATGAGAACCACAATACCCACGATAACAAATTGCTAGAATTTGCAAAACTTGATTACAACATATTACAAACAATGTACCAAAGAGAACTTGGAGAACTCACTAT ATGGTGGAAGAATTTAGATTTTGTGAACAAATGTCCTTTCGCAAGAGATAGGTTGGTGGAAGGCTATTTATGTACTTTAGCAGTTTACTTTGAGCCTGAATATTCATATAGTAGGAAAATGACTACTAAGATGATAGCTTTGTCATCAGTGTTGGATGATATTTATGATGCTTATTGTACTTGGGAAGAATTGGTAGTCTTCACTGATGCAATTAATAG gtGGGAGAAAAATGACTTAAATCAACTACcggaatatataaaatattataataatgcacttcataattattttgaagtgCTGGAAAATGAATGTTTCCAACGGAAAATTCAACATAGTGTTCCTTATCTCAAAGAAATG GTGAAAGTTATGGCGAATATATACTTGAAAGAGGCATGTTGGCTTCATAAAAGTTATATCCCCACACTTGAAGAATACATGAATGTGACACTAATCTCATCTACTGCTCGATTCCTATCAATCAATTTGTTTATTGGAATGGATCCTATTTTAGCAACTAAAGAGGTTTTTGATTGGGCATTAGAAGATCCTCCCATCTTCAAAGCTATTGCTGTGGTTATGAGACTTATTGATGACACTGTTGGATTCAAG tTTGAACAAGAACGAGAACATGTAGTATCATCAGTACAATGTTACATGAATCAACATAACGTGTCTGAAGATATTGCAATATATGAGCTAAAGAGGCAAGTAACTGATGCGTGGAAAGTCATCAAATCTGAACTAATTCGACCAACTAAAATCCCAAGGAATCTGCTTACTCGGGTAGTTGGTATTGCACGATTTATGGAAGTATTGTATATTAAAGAAGATGCATACACACATTCACAATCCAAGGGGAAAGAGATTCTTACCTATGTGCTTGTTAATCCGGTCGATGTGTAA